The DNA region CGCTGCCGGTCTGCATCATGCTCTTTATCTGGGACGTCTTGCCCTCCCTTATGCAGTTCCTGATCCCAGGGGTGGCCCACAGGAACTCGGTGGCCACCACCCGACCGCCGGAGGCAAGGGGTATCAGCTGCTGGGAACATATGCCTATGAGTATGTTGGCCAGCTGGAGCCGGACCTGCTGCTGCTGGTAGGGGGGGAACACGTCCACTATCCGGTCAACCGTCTGGGCCGCATCGGGGGTGTGAAGGGTGGCCAAGACCAGGTGCCCCGTCTCTGCGGCGGTTATGGCGGAGGATATGGTCTCCAGATCCCTCATCTCCCCTATCATGATCACGTCCGGGTCCTGCCGTAGAACCCGCTTCAGCGCCTCGGAGAAGGACTTGGTGTCGTCCCCAACCTCCCTCTGATGAATCATGGCCCGCTCGGACTTGAACACGTACTCGATCGGGTCCTCCACGGTGACCACGTGGCAGGACCGGGTCATGTTTATCTGGTGAACCAACGCAGCCAGGGTGGTGCTCTTGCCGGACCCGGTGGGACCGGTGACCAGGAAGAGACCCCTCATCTTCTCCGCCACCTGGTCTATCTCCATGGGCAACCTAAGCTGCCTGGTGGTCCTTATGTCGGTGGAGATGAACCGTATGGCGATGGCCGGGTTACCCTTCTCGAAGAAACAGTTGACCCGGAACCTAGGCATGCTGTCCAGGGACATCATGGTGAAACTGAAGTCCAGCTCCCGGTTCTGGGTAAACTCCTCCCACCGACCGGGGGGCAAGAGATCCCCCACGTACTCCATCACATCGTTAGGGGTCAGATCCGGGATGTCGAAGGGTATCAGGGTACCATCCACCCTAAGCATGGGGGGCCTGTTGGAGCTTATGTGAAGGTCACTGGCGTTGCGCCTTATCATCTCATACAAGAGAACCTTTAGCGACGGTATGGACATGTCACACCTCCGTAGAATCTATTGCATGGTCTCGGTCATCATTTCCTCAATACTAGTTATACCATCTAAAACCTTTTTAATGCCAGCCCTTCGGAGAGTTGTCATGCCCTTCGATATTGCCAACTTACGGATCTCATAGACCGGGGCCCCCTCCGCTATGGCCCGCTTTATCTCCTCATCCACCATCATTATCTCGAAGAGGGCGGTCCTTCCCTTATAGCCCGTGTTCCTGCACTCGTCGCACCCCACCGGGGCGAAGACCCTGGTCCCCTCCGGCAGGTCCAGCGACCGAGCCACCGAGGGGGGAATCTCCATCTCCCGCTTGCAGAAGTTGCAAAGCCGCCGAGCAAGCCGCTGGGCCACCACCCCCACCACCGCGGAGGAGACCATGAAGGGCTGTATCCCCATGTCCAAAAGCCTAGCCACCGCGCTGGGGGCGTCGTTGGTGTGAAGGGTGGAGAGCACCAGGTGACCCGTGAGGGCCGCCCTTATGGCCAGCTGGGCTGTCTCCTGGTCCCGAATCTCTCCCAACATTATCTTGTCCGGGTCCTGCCTCAGTATGGACCGCAACGTCTCGCTGAAGGTGAGCCCCGCCTTCTCGTTAACCTGGACCTGGGTTATCCCCGGCATGGTGTACTCCACCGGGTCCTCGACGGTGATTATGTTTACGTCCGGGGTGTTCATCACCTCCAGGAGGGAGTAGAGGGTGGTGGACTTACCGCTCCCGGTAGGACCGGTAACCAGGATTATCCCATAAGGAAGGGATATCATGTCCTCCAGGAGGGCCTTCTCGTTGGGCTCGAAGCCAAGCTTCTCAAGCCCCACCATGGCGTTCTCCTGGTCCAAAAGCCGCATGACTATCTTCTCCCCGAATAGGGCCGGCAAGGAGGACACCCGAAGGTCCACCCTCTTGTTGCCCACCTTTACCAGGATTCGGCCATCCTGGGGCTTACGCCTCTCCGATATGTCCATGCCGCTCATGATCTTTATCCTGGAGCAGACCGCTGGGTGAAGGTTCCTAGGGTACTCCAGGGAGTCGAACAGGGCCCCGTCTATCCTGTACCTGACTCGGGCGCTCCTCTCGAACACCTCTATGTGGATGTCCGACGTGCCCTCCTTAACCGCCTGCTCCATTATGGAGTTCACCAGCTTGACCACCGGGGCGTCGTCGGCGCTCACATCCACCAGGTTCAGGGAGGACTCCGCCCCTCGCTTCTCGTCCATCACCTCCACCATGGCCTCCTCCAAGGTGGCCTGCACCCGGTAGAACTGATCGAAGGCACGCCTTATCTCCGACGCGGTGGCGATGCTTATGTCTATCTCCCTGCCGGTGGCCATCTTGAGCTCGTCCAGGGCCATGACGTTAAGCGGATCCGCGGTGGCCACCAGCAACTTGTCGTTCTCCAGGATGCTCAAGGGTACCACGTCGAGACGCCTGGCCAGGTTCTCGGGCACTATCTTTAGCACCTCCGGAGTGGGCCTGTAGCGGGAGAGGGACACCAGGGGAACCTTAAGCTGTCGGCTCAACGCCTCCGCCAAATGCTTCTCCGACACCCAACCGTTCTTCACCAGTATCTCCCCAAGCCGCATGGAGCTCATCTTCTGCTCCGCCAAGGCGGCCTCCAGCGTGCTCTCGGTCAAAACCCCCGCCTGAATCAGTATGTCCCCCAAACGAAGATGCTTGGTCTCCGTGGTCATGACGCACCCCCAAAGCAGAAGGAAGATTTGTTGATTATAAATTACTAATCGAGATGCCTCAAGGAGACATCTCGGATCTTCACGGAAATTATATAACTCCACTCCTCCTGGAAGTCATCCCCAATAGAAAACGCATGCGGCCCCGATAGGGGGGATGCACCCGGCAGTCTCCTTGGGCTAGTTAGGACAAAAAACATAGCGGTGGGTCTGAGATGTGTTCTCAGACCCACCGCTACAATAAGGACCGGCGGCGACCTACTCTCCCACGGGTACCCCCCGCAGTACCATCGGCGCTGGAGGGCTTAACTGCCGGGTTCGGCATGGATCCGGGTGTTTCCCCTCCGCTATGGCCACCGGAAATCTGGATGTTCCCCTAATTGGGTTACATGAGGAAGATGGGGTTAAGGCCTCGGCATATTAGTACCGGTCAGCTCAACGGCTCGCACCGCTTACACCTCCGGCCTATCTATCCTGTCATCTGCAGGATGCCTTACCTGGTTGCCCAGTGGGGGATCTCATCTCGGGGCCGGTTTCCCGCTTAGATGCCTTCAGCGGTTATCCGATCCGAACATGGCTACCCGGCTTATGCAGCTGGCGCCACAACCGGTACACCAGCGGTTCGTCCACTCCGGTCCTCTCGTACTAGGAGCAGATCCCCTCAAATCCCCTACGCCCGTGGTGGATAGGGACCGAACTGTCTCACGACGTTCTAAACCCAGCTCACGTACCGCTTTAATGGGCGAACAGACCAACCCTTGGGACCTTCTCCAGCCCCAGGATGCGACGAGCCGACATCGAGGTGCCAAACCTCCCCGTCGATGGGAACTCTCGGGGGAGATCAGCCTGTTATCCCCGGGGTAGCTTTTATCCGATGAGCGATGGCCCTTCCACTCGGTACCACCGGATCACTAGGACCGACTTTCGTCTCTGCTCGAACTGTCGCTCTCACAGTTAAGCCACCTTATACCCTTGCGCTCAACTCGCGATTTCCATTCGCGATGAGGTGACCTTCGCGCGCCTCCGTTACTCTTTAGGAGGCGACCGCCCCAGTCAAACTGCCCACCTGACAGTGTCCCGCTTAGCGGTTCAGCTCTAGCGGTTAGAACCCCAGCAACCTAAGGGTGGTATCCCAACGACGGCTCCATCACACCTGGCGGCATGACTTCTACGCCTCCCACCTATCCTGTACAGAGATTGCCAAGACCCAATATCAGGCTACAGTAAAGCTCCACGGGGTCTTTCCGTCCCACCACGGGTAACTGGCGTCTTTACCAGTACCACAATTTCGCCGGGTCCCTCGTCGAGACAGCGCTCAGATCGTTACACCATTCGTGCAGGTCGGAACTTACCCGACAAGGAATTTCGCTACCTTAGGACCGTTATAGTTACGGCCGCCGTTTACTGGGGCTTCGGTTCAGAGCTTCGCCTGACGGCTAACCCCTCCCCTTAACCTTCCAGCACCGGGCAGGTGTCAGACCCTATACCTCGGCTTGCGCCTTCAGCAGAGTCCTGTGTTTTAATTAAACAGTCGCCTGAGCCTGGTTTCTGCGACCCCACAGCGCTTACTCCGCTTCCAGATTCACGCCACAGGGCACCCCTTCTCCCGAAGTTACGGGGTCAACTTGCAGAGTTCCTTAACGAGGGTTCTCCCGTTCACCTTTGCCTTCTCAGCTTGCCCACCTGTGTCGGTTTACAGTACGGGCGCTGGTAACACTCCCTAGAGGCTTTTCTCGGCAGCTTGGCATCTGTGCCTTCCCGCGTATAACCGCAGTCCCCATCAGATCTCAGGCTCACGCCAGGCGGATTTACCTACCTGACACCCTACATCCTTAGACCGGGACTTCCATCACCCGGCGCACATAGCCTCCTGCGTCACCCCATCGGTAATAACGCGCACCAGCGGGGCCGGATTGTCTACCGGCTGTCCATCACCTACGCCTCTCGGCCTCGGCTTAGGTCCCGCCTAACCCTGGGCGGACTGACCTTCCCCAGGAATCCTTGGGCTTCCGGCGGGCAGGGTTTACACCTGCCTAACGCTACTCATGCCGTCATTCTCACTTCCGTACGGTCCACCAGACTTCACAGCCTGACTTCGCCCCATACGGAACGCTCCCCTACCCATGTGCGGCATAACCGCACATGCATCGGCTTCGGTGCCGCGCTTAGCCCCCCACATTTTCGGCGCAGGAGCGCTCGACCAGTGAGCTGTTACGCACTCTTTCAAGGATGGCTGCTTCTAAGCCAACCTCCTGGCTGTCTCAGCACCCCCACATCCTTGTAACACTTAGCGCAGGCTTCGGGACCTTAGCCGGATGTCTGGGCTCTTTCCCTCTCGACCACGGATCTTCTCACCCGTAGTCTCACTCCCAACTGCGTGTAACGGTATTCGGAGTTTGGTTGAGCTCGGTAGACCCATCGGCCCCCTCACCCATCCAGTAGCTCTACCCCCGTCACACCTCCACGTCGAGGCTGCACCTCAATGCATTTCGGGGAGAACCAGCTATCACCGTACTCGATTAGCTTTTCACTCCTATCCACACCTCATCCAAGCCTTTTTCAACAGGCCCTGGTTCGGTCCTCCATCCGGTGTCACCCGGACTTCAACCTGGACATGGATAGATCGTACGGCT from Thermanaerovibrio acidaminovorans DSM 6589 includes:
- a CDS encoding type IV pilus twitching motility protein PilT; the protein is MSIPSLKVLLYEMIRRNASDLHISSNRPPMLRVDGTLIPFDIPDLTPNDVMEYVGDLLPPGRWEEFTQNRELDFSFTMMSLDSMPRFRVNCFFEKGNPAIAIRFISTDIRTTRQLRLPMEIDQVAEKMRGLFLVTGPTGSGKSTTLAALVHQINMTRSCHVVTVEDPIEYVFKSERAMIHQREVGDDTKSFSEALKRVLRQDPDVIMIGEMRDLETISSAITAAETGHLVLATLHTPDAAQTVDRIVDVFPPYQQQQVRLQLANILIGICSQQLIPLASGGRVVATEFLWATPGIRNCIREGKTSQIKSMMQTGSALGMHTMDQDLVRLHREGILTREMVDQYCFDPKEVEHLLGGAILVR
- a CDS encoding GspE/PulE family protein, translated to MTTETKHLRLGDILIQAGVLTESTLEAALAEQKMSSMRLGEILVKNGWVSEKHLAEALSRQLKVPLVSLSRYRPTPEVLKIVPENLARRLDVVPLSILENDKLLVATADPLNVMALDELKMATGREIDISIATASEIRRAFDQFYRVQATLEEAMVEVMDEKRGAESSLNLVDVSADDAPVVKLVNSIMEQAVKEGTSDIHIEVFERSARVRYRIDGALFDSLEYPRNLHPAVCSRIKIMSGMDISERRKPQDGRILVKVGNKRVDLRVSSLPALFGEKIVMRLLDQENAMVGLEKLGFEPNEKALLEDMISLPYGIILVTGPTGSGKSTTLYSLLEVMNTPDVNIITVEDPVEYTMPGITQVQVNEKAGLTFSETLRSILRQDPDKIMLGEIRDQETAQLAIRAALTGHLVLSTLHTNDAPSAVARLLDMGIQPFMVSSAVVGVVAQRLARRLCNFCKREMEIPPSVARSLDLPEGTRVFAPVGCDECRNTGYKGRTALFEIMMVDEEIKRAIAEGAPVYEIRKLAISKGMTTLRRAGIKKVLDGITSIEEMMTETMQ